The Raphanus sativus cultivar WK10039 chromosome 6, ASM80110v3, whole genome shotgun sequence sequence aaaaaagagagtcagATTTGATTTAACCACAGTTAACCTAAAATACAGTTTAAAAATCTCTACAGAGAGATTCTGACCGGAAACGAGGAACTCCAAACCCAGATTTCGACAGGAAACGAGAACTCCAGATTCGTCGAGAGAGAGAAGAACACGCctcgagagaaagagagaagccGAGAGAAAGGAAAGGAGATCGAAGGAttggagagagaggagaggaggaagaagaccgTTCGGTCTTCACGTCATGACACGTGCTCCAAGGACGGGAGAAGAAAAGTTCTTATTTAGTTAACGTCCCTATTTTATTTctctaattttaatttaatttaaagcACATTAATGTTAAGATACGTGCTTATAGCCACCGATAAAGATGGTCTTAGATCCATCTCTGAGAATGGGCGGTGGATTTACCATCAACATAAACATTCCGGCTGATGAAGGATTTACCATTAGCATTAATCCAAACTCTGCTCCAGGGGGATCCAAGGTAGGGACAGCCTTTGGTCGAAAACCAACATGAAGTTGATATATTATTtctcataatcccaaaactaactctataataaatctaattaaacacaattGAAAGattaatttgaatttaaaaaaaaatctaatggaaaaaaggaaaaaaaaaacatttgaaaggcaacaaaaaacaaaaaagggataaacaaaaaaaacaagattttgtgaaaaaaatcaaaataaaaactatggaGAAACCATAGATTGATAAAGAAGACAAGGGAGAATTggttttttaaaatcttttcatatgtaataacacgttttaggaagttataatattttaagagattttttagaatatttctttaactgaaattttattaattttcacaaaaaaatcatgtattatTATCTATAGAAGGCGTTTTCTAAAAGTTTAAAAGAATGATAAAAATCAAGAAATATTTTCTACTTTGAGTAGACTAAGAGTACATTATAGAAAACACATTCCCCAACATTTAGAATACtttataaaagtagaagatgcattcGGAATGAAAATGGATACCTTTACGATTAGTAGAATACGCATTcttcttatttaaaaatttagtaaataattaaatgtacgttctaaaagaagtagatgaacatgtttattttagaaatcgtttttTACTATATCATTTTTCGTAGAAGAcgcattctacttttagtagaatgtattttaaaatttttatttttgatcaaaagaaaaaaataaccaagtttttgaacaaaaaaagttaccagcttgtgtatatggtgtttgttatatttttaataacttttgattcataaagtatttatttcattagttttcagaaatacaaagagtaaaaaataaaaaaaaaatggagaaaatTGTTTTATACTAAAGGAACGTTAAcctagttttttgtttttttgtcaattttccCATAATTAAAAGGTGAAAGTTCTAAATAAGGCAGTGATATGGttctgtaaatattttgaaaataaaatggtGTCTCAAAAGTTATTAATGGGTATAGATATTTATTAtcaggttgacaaaaaaaaaagagtcagaTTTGATTTAACCACAGTTAACCTAAAATACAGTTTAAAAATCTCTACAGCCGACGATCTTccttcattttattttcattggAACTAtatgttctctctctctcgatagCTCCTCCCAGGAAACCTATAATTTCTTAGATCCATCTCAGAGAATGGCTGGTGGATTTACCATCAACATAAACATTCCGGCGGGTGAAGGATTTACCATTAACATTAACCCAAACTCTGCTCCAGGGGGAGCCGAGGTAGGGGCTGCCTTTGGCCGAATTCAACCTCCAGCTGGTAAACTAGATCCTCTCTCTATATGTACGAATCCCTCCTCTCAAAAGCCCCGAGAATGCTCTGATCCATCTAACCCTAAGGTTTTCTTTGATATGACGGCTTGCGGTAAACCTATTGGTCGGATCGTGATGGAGCTCTTTGCCGACACGACCCCACGGACGGCAGAGAATTTCCGCGCCCTCTGTACAGGCGAGAAAGGCATGGGGAAGAAGGGTAAGCCCCTCCATTACAAAGGATCAGTCATCTACCATAGGTGCGCCGATTATATGATTGAAGGAGGAGATTTCACTAACGAAGGGAAAGGATGCGGAGGCGAATCAATCTACGACAGTGGGTTTTTCGAGGATGAGAACTTCATCAAAAAGCACACATGTCCGGGTATGATCTCCATGAACAACCGTGGTCCTGACACCAACGAATCTAACTTTATGATCTGCTTGACGGAGTGCCCGGAACTCGACGATGAACACGTCGTGTTCGGCCAAGTTGTTGAAGGATTGGATGTGGTCAGGACCATTTCAAAGATATCTGTTAGGGACAAGCTTTCCTGGCCCGTGGTGATCGCCGACTGCGGTCAGATTTCATAGATCTGAGATATTTTCAAGTACAATGGTTGCTTGGTCCTTTTCGCCGACAAGCTTGTGTCCTTTTGATGTTTGGTCGGGTgcgtttttctttttgcttctttCTTGAATTTAGATTGGCTACCATTGAAAAATGATAACCATCATCAGTTTTAGCTATAGTTGCTATTGcagaaacatattaaaaataaatctgtgCTTTTGGaccttttaaatatgttttccaTCAAGAGATTCTTATTAGAATTTAACATTAGTAATTGATTTCTAAGTGACTATTGTTCTCATGTTCCGTTTGCCTAATACTAAGACAGTATGATTGGCTGTCATATGGCAGATGATTGATATTCTAAACTGGAttgaaaaaaaactgaataaaacccaaaccgaaatcaaacTGAAATATTCTAAACTGGAATTGAACCAAAACCTTTAAATATCTGAATGCTTCTTATATTTCTTCTATAtccaaaataatcaaaacaggTATTTCTGAAAAAACAACATAAGGATATGTCGCAAAATTCTCTTTTTAACGGTGATTTTCTTTCAGCCAATCAAAGGAGAGCTAATATCTGGAAGGTTGTTTTACCTAAATCTTCATCAAAACATAGTGTTTTTCTAGAGTTTTTTCAACAGCCGCCTCTTTTTTCATCAAGTTTCTGGTTCATACTTAGTCACGCGATCCAGAGGAaagggatttttttttgtttttgatggaCGATACTCTGGTAGGAGTGATGCAAGAAATGTCTCTAGAGGAAGATGTGCCAATTCTTTTACCGGACGATGATGATTTTAGCACTGTGGAGAGAAGTCATCGTAGCTTATTGGGACGTTTGCTTAATCCAAACTGTCAGAACATGGGTTGCATGTTACGCACGATGCCGAAGATCTGGAGGATTTACGAAAAGGTCCGTGGGATTGCACTGACTAAGGAGAATTTCCAGTTTATCTTTGAACTGGAAACAGATCTTCAGATGGTGTTGAAACAGGGCTTTTGGACCTTTGAGGACTGGGAAATGGCGATGAAGAGGTGGATGGAGACTCCACCAAGTAACTACTTGCTGACAGCGGCTGTATGGATTAGACTTTCCAATATACCAGTCAACTACTTTACCATCAAGACCAGTGATACGGTGGCATGACCAATAggttatgtaaaatatattgaGTGGGATCCAGAGAAACCACTTTTACATGATTATGTACGAGTCTTGATCATAATTGATCTAAATCTATCGGtaagagagaagaaatgtctaaCTCTTCCAAAAGGAGGTGGATCAGCTATGAAAGATGTGGAGTATGAACGCATTCAGAAGAAGTGTTTTCGGTTGTCTCATGAGAAACAAGCATGCCCACTGCTCAAAGGCACTATGAAGGGAAGTGCAAAAGGGAGAGATAATCAGAACTTTCCAAATGTTCAGAGGGTGGCCCAAAGGCAACACAACACTTCACTTGCGAATGATATAATGCCATTGTTTGCCCCATCAGTCCATCCTGGTTTTGAACCACCGGCTCGCCTGATTGAACCATCGGTCCGTTTGCCTATTACTAATTAGTGATCTGGCAACAACCAGCGAATTGAAACATGAGTATTAAACTCTTCGACATATTCCCAATTAATAGCATGTCTCACATTATGAATGCCAAGAACAAAAGATGTATCTCGTTGGCCTCTTGGATTACTAGtgttaaatcgcaagaatacgtggaATTAATCGGTTGACTTCGATCGCCGAATTCCCacggttattaaaaaaaaaactttatttcatGTACACGTAGTTCAATACAAAACCGCCGGTGCTGAATTGAATGCGGGGACTGACTTGTGACCTATCTACAACATACCTATTCGTTTCTATTTTGCAATCCCAATCTTAACCACAGCGAAAACGTCAATAATTCATTTATTCCCAGCACCAAGTATTGTCAACGGACTCAACGTAACTAGAAGGAAAAATGATTGATGACTACACGAAGTACGAAGTATTGGCTATCATATGGCTAACCATGCAAACTAAAGTAATATATACCTAActatataaagtatatattatGCATGACAACATTCATCAACTTAATGATGTTATGTAGTTAACATCACGAATTTAATTTCATTCACCCAAAAATTGGTGTAGATGTTAGCGATcatttaagtattttatttcatcaattaaaatatgattgatttgaccgtaatttaattaaattatattttaacccGTATTTTAAAACCGGAAGAATacttttaacaaaatctaatttacaaaatcaatatttttaacatttttaataagtagtgttttaacatttgtattttagtttatttgaaaactatataattatattattttaatttatattaaatatggaagttatataagatattatttaattttgtttatgaaaatatagattaattcattaatttaattaattttatattaaaaataaaatattagagtcAATAAACTAAATTGACATCgaacaatttttataataaaaatttatcaaaagaattagataaattttattaatcaaacgAATTACagaaattttattcaaatttaatagcaaaacagattaaaataaaagaaatttaaataatatattatataactttggaaactttcatatttaatattagttaaacaatataattatatagttttcaaatacactaaaataaataggTTAATACACTACTtatccaaattttataaaatatactgatttagtaaattatattttgttaaaaatatttttacgcTTTTAAAACgtagatcaaaatctaattttagtgAAATTACTATTAGGTACGTTatattttagttgataaaaCAGAAGATTTAAAAGGTCTTTAACATCCACATCATTTTCTGGATGAATGAAATCAAATACGTGATGTTAACTACATAACATCACTAAGTTGaggaatattattatttataaaataaacttcGCGTAATTAAGTATACATTAGTATAGTTTGCATGGTGACGTATGTGATGGTTAATATTTGATATAGTTAACAATCATTTTTACTTGCCTACAATTATTTGCGACTCGAAAACATGCATATAAAACCATTAATATGCAGTGGATGCGTCTTGTAGGCGAAGCTTATCCAAACCAGCAAGTCGCATCGGCAAAAATCTaatctcccccccccccccccccgcgTGCAGAAGAATacttttaacaaaatctaatttacaaaatcaatatttttaacatttttaataagtagtgttttaacatttgtattttagtttatttgaaaactatataattatattattttaatttatattaaatatggaagttatataagatattatttaattttgtttatgaaaatatagattaattcattaatttaattaattttatattaaaaataaaatattagagtcAATAAACTAAATTGACATCgaacaatttttataataaaaatttatcaaaagaattagataaattttattaatcaaacgAATTACagaaattttattcaaatttaatagcaaaacagattaaaataaaagaaatttaaataatatattatataactttggaaactttcatatttaatattagttaaacaatataattatatagttttcaaatacactaaaataaataggTTAATACACTACTtatccaaattttataaaatatactgatttagtaaattatattttgttaaaaatatttttacgcTTTTAAAACgtagatcaaaatctaattttagtgAAATTACTATTAGGTACGTTatattttagttgataaaaCAGAAGATTTAAAAGGTCTTTAACATCCACATCATTTTCTGGATGAATGAAATCAAATACGTGATGTTAACTACATAACATCACTAAGTTGaggaatattattatttataaaataaacttcGCGTAATTAAGTATACATTAGTATAGTTTGCATGGTGACGTATGTGATGGTTAATATTTGATATAGTTAACAATCATTTTTACTTGCCTACAATTATTTGCGACTCGAAAACATGCATATAAAACCATTAATATGCAGTGGATGCGTCTTGTAGGCGAAGCTTATCCAAACCAGCAAGTCGCATCGGCAAAAATCTAatctccccccccccccgcGTGCGGAAGAATacttttaacaaaatctaatttacaaaatcaatatttttaacatttttaataagtagtgttttaacatttgtattttagtttatttgaaaactatataattatattattttaatttatattaaatatggaagttatataagatattatttaattttgtttatgaaaatatagattaattcattaatttaaataattttatattaaaaataaaatattagagtcAATAAACTAAATTGACatcaaacaatttttataataaaaatttatcaaaagaattagataaattttattaatcaaacgAATTACagaaattttattcaaatttaatagcaaaacagattaaaataaaagaaatttaaataatatattatataactttggaaactttcatatttaatattagttaaacaatataattatatagttttcaaatacactaaaataaataggTTAATACACTACTtatccaaattttataaaatatactgatttagtaaattatattttgttaaaaatatttttacgcTTTTAAAACgtagatcaaaatctaattttagtgAAATTACTATTAGGTACGTTatattttagttgataaaaCAGAAGATTTAAAAGGTCTTTAACATCCACATCATTTTCTGGATGAATGAAATCAAATTCGTGatgttaattacataacatCACTAAGTTGAGGAAtgttatcatttataaaataaacttcGTGTAATTAAGTATACATTAGTATAGTTTGCATGGTGACGTATGTGATGGTTAATATTTGATGTAGTTAACAATCATGTTTACTTGCCTACAATTATTTGCGACTCGAAAACATGCATATAAAACGATTAATATGCAGTGGATGCGTCTTGTAGGCGAAGCTTATCCAAACCAGCAAGTAGCATCGGCAAAATTCTAATCGTAGTCTCAGTTATCTGCATGGGAACTCTCCCCTCTCCCCCCTCCCCACCCCACCCACATTCTGTCCATGGGTgggtgtgttttttttttctaaccacTGCTATAGCTAGTGTTTTAAACCATTTAACCTATGTTTCGGTAAACAAACCCACATGTTAAAAACTATTAGTTTTTCAGTTCGGAAAGTAAGTATTTCCAAAGATTATTTTATTAGCaaaatttagtatattttagCATGtgggaaaatataaaaaaatattttccaataatgAAAATGAAGAGAATATCAATATTATCTTATATTAATACCGTGAAATAGATATTTGTTGTTGACTACTTTATTAATGTAGAATTTTCATGATTAATGAAGATTACACGAACACACCATTATCCCTGTGTCGAGTCCAAAATTTCTAATCATATACTCACAAAATCGAATTGTTATTTGAATAACTCGTGTGGAAAATAGACATCTACTGAAAGAGCCTTGTATTGtcctttttcttaatttatcattagtattattttggaaaaaacccatgaaaaaccttcaaagtgacaagTACTTCTATTTTAAACCTCCAAAGACTATGCTTCCACAATAAACCTTGAAACCAATAACATTGTTAACAAAAACTGTAAAAGTGGTCTATGTGTTTTGTGTTATATTAAGATGGACAGAAATATAAACTCCGTTAAAGTCGTAACTGCGTCTCTTTTGATTAAACATGTGCCTTATTgcaattaattatatttttaatagaatcaTCGCATATtctgaaataaaataactaaaaatcttAGAAAATGACGACGAATAAAGATGGCTTCTCTAAAAATCCTAGTCTTTGCCAAATCCTTGAGATCAAAATTAAGCCACAACACCATGATGATCCATTAACGCGATCTGTAAACAATTCTAAAACAGGAAACACCAATTGCAATCAAACCAAATTTCCAGAGAGAGCACAAAGACAAGAAGACAGATGATTAATAACCTGGCCATCagaaagaaagattcaaactttgcTCGGTCTTGTGTCGGACCAGTGGAGTTTCTGAGAAGGAAGGGATCATGTGGAACGAACCCGATAGAGAAAAATCGAGAGCCAGAGCTCCAGAGAACACCAAGCTGAGAGATTCTGACCGGAAACAAGGAACTCCAAACCCAGATTTCGACAGGAAACGAGAACTCCAGATTCGTCGAGAGAGAGAAGAACACGCctcgagagaaagagagaagccGAGAAAAAGGAGAGGAGATCGAAGGAttggagagagaggagaggaggaagaagaccgTTCAGTCTTCACGTCATGACACGTGCTCCAAGGACGGGAGAAGAAAAGTTCTTATTTAGTTAACGTCCCTATTTTATTTCtctaattttgatttaatttaaagCACATTAATGTTAAGATACGTGCTTATAGCCACCGATAAAGATGGTCTTAGATCCATCTCTGAGAATGGGCGGTGGATTTACCATCAACATAAACATTCCGGCTGATGAAGGATTTACCATTAGCATTAATCCAAACTCTGCTCCAGGGGGATCCAAGGTAGGGACAGCCTTTGGTCGAAAACCAACATGAAGTTGATATATTATTtctcataatcccaaaactaactctataataaatctaattaaacacaattGAAAGattaatttgaatttaaaaaaaaatctaatggaaaaaaggaaaaaaaaacatttgaaaggcaacaaaaaacaaaaaagggataaacaaaaaaaacaagattttgtgaaaaaaaatcaaaataaaaactatggaGAAACCATAGATTGATAAAGAAGACAAGGGAGAATTggttttttaaaatcttttcatatgtaataacacgttttaggaagttataatattttaagagattttttagaatatttctttaactgaaattttattaattttcacaaaaaaatcatgtattatTATCTATAGAAGGCGTTTTCTAAAAGTTTAAAAGAATGATAAAAATCAAGAAATATTTTCTACTTTGAGTAGACTAAGAGTACATTATAGAAAACACATTCCCCAACATTTAGAATACtttataaaagtagaagatgcattcGGAATGAAAATGGATACCTTTACGATTAGTAGAATACGCATTcttcttatttaaaaatttagtaaataattaaatgtacgttctaaaagaagtagatgaacatgtttattttagaaatcgtttttTACTATATCATTTTTCGTAAAAGAcgcattctacttttagtagaatgtattttaaaatttttatttttgatcaaaagaaaaaaataaccaagtttttgaacaaaaaaagttaccagcttgtgtatatggtgtttgttatatttttaataacttttgattcataaagtatttatttcattagttttcagaaatacaaagagtaaaaaataaaaaaaaaatggagaaaatTGTTTTATACTAAAGGAACGTTAAcctagttttttgtttttttgtcaattttccCATAATTAAAAGGTGAAAGTTCTAAATAAGGCAGTGATATGGttctgtaaatattttgaaaataaaatggtGTCTCAAAAGTTATTAATGGGTATAGATATTTATTAtcaggttgacaaaaaaaaaagagtcagaTTTGATTTAACCACAGTTAACCTAAAATACAGTTTAAAAATCTCTACAGCCGACGATCTTccttcattttattttcattggAACTAtatgttctctctctctcgatagCTCCTCCAGGAAACCTATAATTTCTTAGATCCATCTCAGAGAATGGCTGGTGGATTTACCATCAACATAAACATTCCGGCGGGTGAAGGATTTACCATTAACATTAACCCAAACTCTGCTCCAGGGGGAGCCGAGGTAGGGGCTGCCTTTGGCCGAATTCAACCTCCAGCTGGTAAACTAGATCCTCTCTCTATATGTACGAATCCCTCCTCTCAAAAGCCCCGAGAATGCTCTGATCCATCTAACCCTAAGGTTTTCTTTGATATGACGGCTTGCGGTAAACCTATTGGTCGGATCGTGATGGAGCTCTTTGCCGACACGACCCCACGGACGGCAGAGAATTTCCGCGCCCTCTGTACAGGCGAGAAAGGCATGGGGAAGAAGGGTAAGCCCCTCCATTACAAAGGATCAGTCATCTACCATAGGTGCGCCGATTATATGATTGAAGGAGGAGATTTCACTAACGAAGGGAAAGGATGCGGAGGCGAATCAATCTACGACAGTGGGTTTTTCGAGGATGAGAACTTCATCAAAAAGCACACATGTCCGGGTATGATCTCCATGAACAACCGTGGTCCTGACACCAACGAATCTAACTTTATGATCTGCTTGACGGAGTGCCCGGAACTCGACGATGAACACGTCGTGTTCGGCCAAGTTGTTGAAGGATTGGATGTGGTCAGGACCATTTCAAAGATATCTGTTAGGGACAAGCTTTCCTGGCCCGTGGTGATCGCCGACTGCGGTCAGATTTCATAGATCTGAGATATTTTCAAGTACAATGGTTGCTTGGTCCTTTTCGCCGACAAGCTTGTGTCCTTTTGATGTTTGGTCGGGTgcgtttttctttttgcttctttCTTGAATTTAGATTGGCTACCATTGAAAAATGATAACCATCATCAGTTTTAGCTATAGTTGCTATTGcagaaacatattaaaaataaatctgtgCTTTTGGaccttttaaatatgttttccaTCAAGAGATTCTTATTAGAATTTAACATTAGTAATTGATTTCTAAGTGACTATTGTTCTCATGTTCCGTTTGCCTAATACTAAGACAGTATGATTGGCTGTCATATGGCAGATGATTGATATTCTAAACTGGAttgaaaaaaaactgaataaaacccaaaccgaaatcaaacTGAAATATTCTAAACTGGAATTGAACCAAAACCTTTAAATATCTGAATGCTTCTTATATTTCTTCTATAtccaaaataatcaaaacaggTATTTCTGAAAAAACAACATAAGGATATGTCGCAAAATTCTCTTTTTAACGGTGATTTTCTTTCAGCCAATCAAAGGAGAGCTAATATCTGGAAGGTTGTTTTACCTAAATCTTCATCAAAACATAGTGTTTTTCTAGAGTTTTTTCAACAGCCGCCTCTTTTTTCATCAAGTTTCTGGTTCATACTTAGTCACGCGATCCAGAGGAaagggatttttttttgtttttgatggaCGATACTCTGGTAGGAGTGATGCAAGAAATGTCTCTAGAGGAAGATGTGCCAATTCTTTTACCGGACGATGATGATTTTAGCACTGTGGAGAGAAGTCATCGTAGCTTATTGGGACGTTTGCTTAATCCAAACTGTCAGAACATGGGTTGCATGTTACGCACGATGCCGAAGATCTGGAGGATTTACGAAAAGGTCCGTGGGATTGCACTGACTAAGGAGAATTTCCA is a genomic window containing:
- the LOC108829074 gene encoding uncharacterized protein LOC108829074, whose translation is MDDTLVGVMQEMSLEEDVPILLPDDDDFSTVERSHRSLLGRLLNPNCQNMGCMLRTMPKIWRIYEKVRGIALTKENFQFIFELETDLQMVLKQGFWTFEDWEMAMKRWMETPPSNYLLTAAVWIRLSNIPVNYFTIKTSDTVA
- the LOC130495486 gene encoding uncharacterized protein LOC130495486, which translates into the protein MDDTLVGVMQEMSLEEDVPILLPDDDDFSTVERSHRSLLGRLLNPNCQNMGCMLRTMPKIWRIYEKVRGIALTKENFQFIFELETDLQMVLKQGFWTFEDWEMAMKRWMETPPSNYLLTAAVWIRLSNIPVNYFTIKTSDTVA
- the LOC130496949 gene encoding peptidyl-prolyl cis-trans isomerase CYP19-1-like; protein product: MAGGFTININIPAGEGFTININPNSAPGGAEVGAAFGRIQPPAGKLDPLSICTNPSSQKPRECSDPSNPKVFFDMTACGKPIGRIVMELFADTTPRTAENFRALCTGEKGMGKKGKPLHYKGSVIYHRCADYMIEGGDFTNEGKGCGGESIYDSGFFEDENFIKKHTCPGMISMNNRGPDTNESNFMICLTECPELDDEHVVFGQVVEGLDVVRTISKISVRDKLSWPVVIADCGQIS